One genomic region from Balaenoptera musculus isolate JJ_BM4_2016_0621 chromosome X, mBalMus1.pri.v3, whole genome shotgun sequence encodes:
- the LOC118889207 gene encoding ribosomal biogenesis factor-like isoform X2: MAKNKLRGQKSRNVFHRASQKTLRLKNTAKPVTTNLKKINILIPQQCHKNEPVNGEEATRLMAQL, encoded by the exons ATGGCCAAGAACAAACTAAGAGGGCAGAAGTCCAGGAATGTATTCCATAGAGCCAGCCAAAAAACTTTAAggttaaaaaatacagcaaaaccaGTTACCACTAATCTTAAGAAGATAAACATT CTGATTCCTCAGCAGTGTCATAAAAATGAACCAGTTAATGGTGAGGAAGCTACAAGATTAATGGCTCAGCTGTAA
- the LOC118889207 gene encoding ribosomal biogenesis factor-like isoform X1: MAKNKLRGQKSRNVFHRASQKTLRLKNTAKPVTTNLKKINIVNDEKVNRVETASVDIQKEPAHFLKGLSLEPLQKQLIPQQCHKNEPVNGEEATRLMAQL, encoded by the coding sequence ATGGCCAAGAACAAACTAAGAGGGCAGAAGTCCAGGAATGTATTCCATAGAGCCAGCCAAAAAACTTTAAggttaaaaaatacagcaaaaccaGTTACCACTAATCTTAAGAAGATAAACATTGTGAATGATGAAAAAGTTAATAGAGTGGAAACAGCTTCTGTAGATATACAAAAGGAACCTGCACATTTCTTAAAAGGCCTTTCTCTTGAACCTCTGCAGAAACAGCTGATTCCTCAGCAGTGTCATAAAAATGAACCAGTTAATGGTGAGGAAGCTACAAGATTAATGGCTCAGCTGTAA